A region of the Dickeya chrysanthemi NCPPB 402 genome:
GCTGGGGAGAAACGCACAACCACCAATAGAAGACATCAATTGGCGCGTCAGGTGTGCGGAGGATGTTGTGAGCGATGGTGCCTGATCACTCGGTAGCCAAGGTGTTTCATGCTGGTGAAAGTCTGCCCCCCACTCCAGTCTGATATAGGGTCTTTCTTCGGTTAGTGTGTTGTTGGCTGACGCGAATAAAGACAAAGAAAAGTTTCCTAATAACTGACAGGAAAGTTCGTCCATCTTCGGTGATTCTGTGGTTATCAGTAAATCCAGTTGACGCTCATGCAGTTGCTTAATCAGCGTTTGCCGCAACGCGATTCTTGCTTCTAGCTGCAATAGCGGCCGTTGCTGATAGAGTTCATTTAACCAAGGGGTCAGAAATGCTTCCCATAGCGAAGCTGTAGCACCTATAGATAGCTGACTATGCTGCTGAGAGCGTGCGACTTCTTTCTTGGCAATTTGCCAGGTACCAATGAGGCTTTCAGCATAGGGCAGCAGGCGTTCACCTGCAGGCGTCAGGCGAATATTGTTGCGGTGCCGAGTGAACAGATTGGCGCCCAATTGATTTTCTAACTGTCTGATGCGGAAACTCACTGCTGATTGTGTCAAATACAAT
Encoded here:
- the hdfR gene encoding HTH-type transcriptional regulator HdfR: MDTDLLKTFLEVSRTRHFGRAAESLYLTQSAVSFRIRQLENQLGANLFTRHRNNIRLTPAGERLLPYAESLIGTWQIAKKEVARSQQHSQLSIGATASLWEAFLTPWLNELYQQRPLLQLEARIALRQTLIKQLHERQLDLLITTESPKMDELSCQLLGNFSLSLFASANNTLTEERPYIRLEWGADFHQHETPWLPSDQAPSLTTSSAHLTRQLMSSIGGCAFLPSEWSQHYPELLLISEANTIVRPCYAVWLENSDQQELIKQLLKTPLNIAS